In Sphingobium sp. B2D3C, a genomic segment contains:
- a CDS encoding 3'(2'),5'-bisphosphate nucleotidase CysQ, whose product MPGSEPPSLDLLADILAIADAAGLLAMRFWEAGAPMHGHWEKRPGEPVSEADLAADALLRTQLGALLPDAAWLSEESAETAGRAEARRAWIIDPIDGTRDFVRGRAGWAVSVALVEDGVPTVAVLSAPARNERWWAVRGAGAWRERTGAQPERLAVGDHATLSGARVPLDHLGGIDIDYRMVAKPNSIALRMAMVAANEADLVAGLRRGAEWDLAAATLIAQEAGARVTDALGEPIIFNKPDPYVTGMLCAVPALHDAGLGRLRARALRLLKQG is encoded by the coding sequence TTGCCGGGGAGTGAGCCCCCCTCTCTGGATCTTCTGGCCGATATTCTGGCCATAGCCGACGCTGCCGGCCTGCTGGCCATGCGTTTCTGGGAAGCCGGCGCACCCATGCACGGCCATTGGGAGAAGCGGCCCGGCGAGCCGGTGAGCGAGGCCGATCTCGCCGCCGATGCGCTGCTGCGCACACAGCTTGGCGCGCTTCTGCCGGATGCCGCCTGGCTCTCCGAGGAAAGCGCGGAGACGGCCGGACGCGCTGAGGCTCGGCGAGCGTGGATCATCGACCCCATCGACGGCACCCGCGATTTCGTGCGGGGCCGGGCCGGGTGGGCGGTTTCGGTCGCGCTGGTCGAGGATGGCGTCCCGACTGTCGCGGTGCTGAGCGCGCCGGCGCGTAACGAGCGCTGGTGGGCGGTGCGGGGCGCTGGTGCGTGGCGGGAGCGCACGGGGGCACAGCCGGAGCGGCTCGCCGTGGGCGACCACGCCACGCTCTCGGGCGCCCGCGTGCCGCTCGATCATCTGGGCGGCATCGATATCGACTACCGCATGGTCGCCAAGCCCAACAGCATTGCCCTGCGCATGGCGATGGTAGCCGCGAATGAAGCCGATCTTGTGGCCGGCCTGCGACGCGGGGCGGAATGGGATCTGGCGGCCGCGACCCTCATCGCGCAGGAAGCCGGCGCCCGCGTTACCGATGCGCTGGGCGAACCCATCATCTTCAACAAGCCCGACCCCTATGTGACGGGGATGCTCTGCGCCGTTCCCGCCTTGCACGATGCGGGCCTTGGGCGGCTGCGCGCGCGGGCGCTCAGGCTGCTCAAGCAGGGATGA
- a CDS encoding TldD/PmbA family protein — translation MLSLNEALDRARSLVTAARKAGADAADAVYGCDASSGVTVRLGALEDVEQSESEHFGLRVFVGQRSASVSSSDLTPRTLETLVERAVAMAREAPEDAYAGLAPEQMLMRRRLPSLDIEDDEEPTPAQLRERALAAEDSARSVLGVTNSEGAGAGFSRAQAALATSHGFSGAYAGTSHSLYASVLAGEGATMQRDFASHSARHLDDLEGPDSIGQRAGARAVSRLNARRVPSGTMPVIFDPRVGNSLIGHLLGAIAGPSVTRKATFLLDSLGQRILPEGLSVIDDPLRERGLRSRPFDGEGLPTGRRRLIDDGVLTGWMLDSASARQLGLDPTGHATRGGGSPGVGASNVHLEGGTASVRDLFADVKRGVFITELIGQGVNGVTGDYSRGASGFLIENGTVSHAVSEITIAGNLKEMFGRIIAANDLTFRRAINVPTLRIDGMTVAGE, via the coding sequence ATGCTCAGCCTTAACGAAGCTCTCGATCGCGCCCGGTCGCTGGTCACCGCGGCCCGCAAGGCGGGCGCGGATGCGGCCGACGCCGTCTATGGCTGCGATGCCTCGTCCGGCGTGACGGTGCGGCTGGGCGCGCTGGAGGATGTCGAGCAATCCGAGTCCGAGCATTTCGGCCTGCGCGTGTTTGTCGGCCAACGCTCGGCCAGCGTCTCTTCATCGGACCTGACGCCCCGCACGCTCGAAACGCTGGTCGAGCGCGCCGTCGCCATGGCCCGCGAGGCGCCGGAAGATGCCTATGCGGGTCTCGCGCCCGAGCAGATGCTGATGCGGCGCCGCCTGCCCTCGCTCGATATCGAGGATGATGAGGAGCCGACGCCGGCCCAACTGCGCGAGAGGGCGCTGGCGGCGGAGGATTCGGCGCGCAGCGTGCTGGGCGTCACCAACAGCGAAGGCGCCGGCGCAGGCTTCTCCCGCGCGCAGGCGGCTCTGGCCACCAGCCACGGTTTTTCGGGCGCTTATGCCGGGACCAGCCATTCGCTCTACGCCAGCGTGCTGGCGGGCGAGGGCGCCACGATGCAGCGCGACTTTGCCAGCCACAGTGCCCGGCATCTCGATGATCTGGAAGGGCCGGACAGCATCGGCCAGCGCGCCGGCGCGCGCGCGGTCTCGCGGCTCAACGCGCGCCGGGTGCCGAGCGGTACGATGCCGGTGATCTTCGATCCGCGCGTGGGTAACAGCCTGATCGGGCATCTGCTCGGCGCCATCGCCGGGCCATCCGTCACCCGCAAGGCGACATTCCTGCTCGACAGCCTTGGCCAGCGCATTCTGCCCGAGGGGCTGAGCGTCATTGATGATCCGCTGCGCGAGCGGGGCCTGCGCTCGCGGCCGTTCGACGGCGAAGGGCTGCCAACTGGGCGGCGGCGCCTCATTGATGACGGCGTGCTGACCGGCTGGATGCTCGACAGCGCCTCGGCCCGCCAGCTCGGGCTCGATCCCACCGGCCATGCCACGCGGGGCGGCGGCTCGCCGGGCGTGGGTGCGAGCAATGTGCATCTGGAAGGCGGCACGGCCAGCGTGCGCGATCTGTTCGCGGACGTGAAGCGCGGCGTGTTCATCACGGAACTGATCGGCCAGGGCGTCAACGGCGTCACCGGCGATTACAGTCGGGGCGCCTCCGGCTTCCTGATCGAGAACGGCACGGTGAGCCACGCCGTGTCTGAAATCACCATCGCGGGCAATCTCAAGGAGATGTTCGGGCGGATCATCGCTGCGAACGATCTCACCTTCCGCCGCGCGATTAACGTGCCCACCCTGCGCATCGACGGGATGACCGTTGCCGGGGAGTGA
- a CDS encoding hemerythrin domain-containing protein — translation MATETFTDAIALLKADHRTVEDLFEKFEKANAAGRKESLAREICTELKIHTMLEEEIFYPAFRGKIEDDLMDEAYVEHDGAKVLINEIEAGSPQEDFYDAKVKVLSEEIEHHVKEEEQPSKGMFAQCRKTDVDLVELRDRMLARKKELLAQAKSEGLPPAEPRTLSVSAV, via the coding sequence ATGGCGACTGAAACATTCACCGACGCGATTGCCCTGCTCAAAGCGGATCATCGCACGGTCGAGGATCTGTTCGAGAAGTTCGAGAAGGCCAATGCGGCTGGCCGCAAGGAATCGCTGGCCCGGGAAATCTGCACCGAACTCAAGATCCACACCATGCTGGAAGAAGAGATCTTCTATCCGGCCTTTCGCGGCAAGATCGAAGATGATCTCATGGACGAGGCCTATGTCGAGCATGACGGCGCCAAGGTGCTGATCAACGAGATCGAAGCCGGCTCTCCGCAGGAAGATTTCTACGATGCCAAGGTGAAGGTGCTCTCGGAAGAGATCGAGCATCACGTGAAGGAGGAGGAACAGCCCTCCAAGGGCATGTTCGCCCAGTGCCGCAAGACCGACGTCGACCTGGTGGAACTGCGCGACCGGATGCTCGCCCGCAAGAAAGAGCTGCTGGCGCAGGCGAAGAGCGAAGGCCTGCCCCCGGCAGAGCCGCGCACGCTCAGCGTTTCGGCCGTCTGA
- the nudC gene encoding NAD(+) diphosphatase, translating into MTRPDLPARQAITFTGGTLDRADQLRVHPDRLAGAWADPRARIVQLDGLDPVIEADGTLASELVPPGAVLADHALLGLREDGTPVFVSLLVEHSVEPPSFPAKVWDIIPQLTMAEAAHYAAARSLVDWHDRHRFCARCGGDTHPIKAGWARQCSRCSAEHFPRTDPVVIMLAEYRGKVLIGRNPRFPAGRFSALAGFVEPGETIEEAVRRELWEECGVRTGQVDYLFSQPWPFPSQLMVACIAQADDDALTLDEEEIAEAVWVSVDEVRAALAGEEGARFLPPSPIAVAHHMLRYWLESRQTEQPPAA; encoded by the coding sequence ATGACCCGGCCTGATCTGCCCGCACGGCAGGCAATCACCTTCACCGGCGGCACGCTCGACCGCGCCGATCAGCTGCGCGTGCACCCCGACCGGCTGGCCGGGGCCTGGGCCGATCCGCGCGCGCGCATCGTGCAACTCGATGGGCTGGACCCGGTGATCGAGGCAGACGGCACGCTCGCCAGCGAGCTGGTGCCGCCCGGTGCTGTGCTGGCCGACCACGCCCTGCTCGGGCTGCGCGAGGATGGCACGCCGGTCTTTGTGTCGCTGCTCGTCGAGCACAGCGTCGAGCCCCCGAGCTTTCCCGCGAAAGTGTGGGACATCATCCCGCAGCTCACCATGGCCGAAGCCGCGCATTATGCGGCGGCGCGCAGCCTGGTCGACTGGCATGATCGCCACCGTTTCTGCGCACGCTGCGGCGGCGATACCCATCCGATCAAGGCAGGCTGGGCGCGCCAGTGCAGCCGGTGCAGCGCGGAGCATTTTCCGCGCACCGATCCGGTGGTCATCATGCTGGCCGAATATCGCGGCAAGGTGCTGATCGGGCGCAATCCGCGCTTTCCGGCCGGCCGCTTTTCCGCACTGGCCGGCTTTGTCGAGCCGGGCGAAACCATCGAGGAAGCCGTGCGGCGGGAGCTGTGGGAAGAATGCGGCGTGCGCACCGGGCAGGTCGACTATCTGTTCAGCCAACCCTGGCCGTTCCCCTCCCAGCTCATGGTCGCCTGCATCGCGCAGGCCGATGATGACGCGTTGACGCTTGACGAGGAAGAAATCGCCGAAGCCGTCTGGGTGAGCGTCGATGAGGTCCGCGCCGCTCTGGCCGGGGAGGAGGGCGCTAGGTTCCTGCCGCCGTCCCCCATCGCGGTCGCCCATCACATGCTGCGCTACTGGTTGGAGAGCAGGCAGACGGAACAGCCGCCCGCTGCCTAA
- the mutY gene encoding A/G-specific adenine glycosylase, translating to MAVDGLIATRGMEEAVAPALLAHYRRHARALPWRSPPGAPPPDPYRVWLSEIMLQQTTVAAVAPYYERFLARWPTVEALAAAEDGDLMAAWAGLGYYARARNLLACARYVAGALGGRFPSDEAGLRALPGVGAYTAAAVAAIAFEQRAVVVDGNVERVVSRLFAVETALPAAKPILRALADRITPQDHAGDFAQAMMDLGATVCTPRNPACLACPLPELCAARATGDPARYPLKAAKKARPTRSGTAWWVEAGDAVWLVRRPDKGLLGGMLALPTSDWSEAPEALPHAPLAGGWRVLNQPVRHVFTHFALDLRVAMLRIENGADPAVLASALGPGQLWPLDTLADAGLPTVFARAAQAALDAREQENAHHDPA from the coding sequence ATGGCCGTCGATGGATTAATCGCAACGCGGGGGATGGAAGAGGCGGTCGCGCCGGCGTTGCTGGCCCATTATCGCCGCCATGCGCGCGCGCTGCCCTGGCGCAGCCCGCCCGGCGCGCCGCCGCCGGACCCGTACCGCGTCTGGCTCTCCGAAATCATGCTCCAGCAGACGACGGTGGCGGCCGTCGCGCCTTATTATGAGCGCTTTCTGGCGCGCTGGCCCACGGTCGAGGCGCTGGCGGCTGCCGAGGATGGCGATCTGATGGCCGCTTGGGCAGGTCTTGGCTATTATGCCCGCGCCCGCAATCTGCTGGCCTGCGCGCGCTATGTCGCAGGGGCGCTGGGCGGGCGTTTCCCCTCGGACGAAGCGGGATTGCGTGCGCTGCCGGGAGTCGGGGCCTATACGGCGGCGGCCGTCGCTGCCATTGCCTTCGAGCAGCGCGCCGTCGTGGTGGATGGCAATGTCGAGCGCGTGGTGAGCCGGCTGTTCGCGGTGGAGACGGCTCTGCCGGCCGCAAAGCCGATCCTGCGCGCGCTGGCCGACCGCATCACGCCACAGGATCATGCCGGCGATTTCGCGCAGGCCATGATGGATCTGGGCGCCACGGTCTGCACCCCGCGCAATCCCGCCTGCCTCGCCTGTCCGCTCCCGGAGCTTTGTGCCGCGCGGGCGACGGGCGATCCGGCGCGCTATCCGCTCAAGGCCGCGAAGAAGGCGCGCCCGACGCGCAGCGGCACCGCCTGGTGGGTGGAGGCCGGCGATGCGGTCTGGCTCGTCCGGCGGCCGGACAAGGGCCTGCTCGGCGGAATGCTCGCGCTGCCGACCAGCGATTGGAGCGAGGCGCCAGAGGCTCTCCCGCATGCGCCGCTGGCGGGCGGGTGGCGCGTGCTCAACCAGCCGGTGCGCCATGTGTTCACCCATTTCGCGCTCGATCTGCGCGTGGCCATGCTGCGGATCGAGAATGGGGCCGATCCCGCCGTGCTTGCCAGCGCCCTGGGGCCGGGCCAATTGTGGCCCCTCGACACGCTGGCCGATGCGGGGCTGCCCACCGTCTTTGCCCGGGCGGCGCAAGCGGCACTGGACGCCAGAGAGCAGGAGAATGCGCATCATGACCCGGCCTGA
- a CDS encoding DUF721 domain-containing protein, giving the protein MTEATPDAQAPTKASRAKRPAARKANGAGKAEMPPQERPRINAPRAISDLMPDIGRAAFRKFGFIQSSIVTRWAEIVGKRYAELTSPDSIRFPTGKRSGGTLQLTVASGHAPMVQHIVPEIIERVNRFFGYEAVSRVAIKQGQVIPREPVHRPPPTMLRPIPQELGEGLREVSDPELRTVLESMARSFSNPVRPPKIS; this is encoded by the coding sequence ATGACAGAAGCCACCCCAGATGCGCAGGCGCCCACAAAGGCCAGCCGGGCCAAACGCCCGGCCGCGCGCAAGGCCAATGGGGCCGGCAAGGCCGAGATGCCGCCGCAGGAACGGCCGCGAATCAACGCGCCCCGCGCGATTTCCGATCTCATGCCGGACATTGGCCGGGCCGCCTTCCGCAAATTCGGCTTCATCCAATCGAGCATCGTCACGCGCTGGGCCGAGATTGTCGGCAAGCGCTATGCGGAGCTGACCAGCCCCGACTCGATCCGCTTCCCCACCGGCAAGCGCTCGGGCGGGACACTGCAGCTGACCGTCGCCAGCGGCCATGCGCCGATGGTCCAGCATATCGTGCCGGAGATCATCGAGCGGGTGAACCGCTTCTTCGGCTATGAGGCCGTCTCCCGCGTCGCCATCAAGCAGGGCCAGGTCATCCCGCGCGAGCCGGTGCATCGCCCGCCGCCCACCATGCTGCGCCCGATCCCCCAGGAGCTGGGCGAGGGCCTGCGCGAAGTGAGCGACCCGGAACTGCGCACCGTGCTCGAATCGATGGCGCGCAGCTTCTCCAACCCTGTGCGCCCCCCCAAGATCAGCTAA
- a CDS encoding DsbA family protein, translating into MTVISSASSVSRQIAALGALCLAALTLALALLLPAPASAQRSAARDWSQTVTLGANGAFVVGNPAAPTKLVEYLSYTCSHCADFQATGTPALKAQWIRRGLVSLELRNFVRDPFDLTAALLARCGGATRFVGNHEAMFADYQAWMTRAQSFAQAQEGKPPAANRAAQLTAIADGTGLGPLLAKRGLTPAGQGKCLADEAMLKTVLGLTSSAGTFKEFTGTPFFLLNGKPLENVHTWDALRPLLPPLPASGK; encoded by the coding sequence ATGACCGTCATCTCGTCCGCTTCGTCCGTCTCCCGACAGATCGCCGCATTGGGTGCCCTGTGCCTTGCGGCCCTGACGCTTGCCCTCGCCCTGCTGCTGCCAGCCCCCGCCAGTGCGCAGCGCAGCGCGGCGCGCGACTGGAGCCAGACGGTGACGCTGGGTGCAAACGGCGCCTTCGTGGTCGGCAATCCGGCGGCGCCCACCAAGCTGGTCGAATATCTGAGCTACACCTGCTCGCATTGCGCGGATTTTCAGGCGACCGGAACGCCCGCGCTCAAGGCCCAGTGGATCCGGCGCGGCCTGGTCTCGCTGGAGCTGCGCAATTTCGTGCGCGATCCCTTCGACCTGACGGCGGCGCTGCTCGCGCGCTGCGGCGGCGCGACGCGGTTCGTTGGCAATCATGAGGCGATGTTCGCCGATTATCAGGCCTGGATGACTCGCGCGCAGAGCTTTGCCCAGGCGCAGGAAGGCAAGCCGCCGGCCGCCAATCGCGCCGCGCAGCTGACCGCCATTGCCGACGGCACCGGGCTCGGCCCGCTGCTCGCCAAGCGCGGCCTGACGCCGGCGGGCCAGGGCAAATGCCTGGCCGACGAGGCGATGCTCAAGACCGTGCTCGGGCTGACCTCCAGCGCCGGCACCTTCAAGGAATTCACCGGCACGCCCTTCTTCCTGCTCAACGGCAAACCGCTGGAGAATGTGCATACATGGGACGCGCTGCGCCCCCTGCTGCCGCCATTGCCCGCGTCCGGCAAGTGA
- a CDS encoding DsbA family protein produces the protein MKRLATAPLALALLALAACGSQDGNSSAPIGKVEGKAAPAGTTWAQQVVATPEGGIRMGNPDAPIKIIEFASNTCPHCAHFSEESKDVLERDYVNTGKVSFEFRNFVMNPLDISMAMLARCTGPEAFFPLTHQFFTNQQAIIEKLQSAGEDAYKNAMSAAPDQRFQRMAEAAGLIEFAMERGVPEAKARQCLADPKTAETLAANVERDTAQYSITGTPSFIMNGSKLDNVSTWPQLVEQLKNAGA, from the coding sequence ATGAAACGCCTTGCTACCGCCCCGCTCGCCCTCGCTCTGCTTGCTCTCGCTGCCTGCGGCTCCCAAGATGGCAATTCGAGCGCGCCCATCGGCAAGGTGGAGGGCAAGGCCGCCCCGGCGGGGACCACATGGGCGCAGCAGGTCGTCGCGACGCCCGAGGGCGGCATCCGCATGGGCAACCCGGATGCGCCGATCAAGATCATCGAGTTCGCATCCAACACCTGCCCGCACTGCGCGCACTTCTCCGAGGAATCCAAGGATGTGCTCGAGCGCGATTATGTGAACACGGGCAAGGTCAGCTTCGAGTTCCGCAACTTCGTGATGAACCCGCTGGACATCAGCATGGCCATGTTGGCCCGCTGCACCGGGCCGGAAGCCTTCTTCCCGCTGACCCACCAGTTCTTCACCAATCAGCAGGCGATCATCGAGAAGCTCCAGTCCGCCGGCGAGGATGCGTATAAGAACGCGATGTCGGCCGCGCCGGATCAGCGCTTCCAGCGCATGGCCGAGGCGGCCGGGCTGATCGAGTTCGCCATGGAGCGCGGCGTGCCCGAGGCCAAGGCCCGCCAGTGCCTGGCCGACCCCAAGACGGCCGAAACGCTCGCCGCCAATGTGGAGCGCGACACGGCGCAATATTCCATCACCGGCACGCCGAGCTTCATCATGAACGGCAGCAAGCTCGACAATGTGTCGACCTGGCCGCAGCTCGTCGAGCAGCTGAAGAACGCAGGCGCCTGA